Below is a genomic region from Asterias amurensis chromosome 4, ASM3211899v1.
GACATTTTTATTCTCTTTGGAATGAATTTGTGGCTCACATTTGGGCGAACATTCTGTGTTGAGTTTGCAACCGGCTTTGAGAGTTCTACACGAGGTCGGCCAGTGCCCTTGAGAACAAGGCAACGAACGTCTGCAACTTGAACTTACAAAACAAACTGTCGACCGACTTCATTGTGGAACTCTTGGCTGTGCGAATTCCACGGAGTTTAGCCTGAAGACTGTAGCCAACAGTTAGACTAACTTCACTGGAGACACGAGCATGAAGGGGAGAGAGACGCCAAACACACGGCATGCATTCAAACACGCGCATTGCCTCCGGAGGCCGAGACCACAGTCAGCAGTTTCGACAAGACCTCAGTCGTAGTTGGAGCGTTTCAGCAAGGGTAAGTAGTGTTCGTTCATGCGAATTTTCTTCCCAAAGATCAAAACTAGAAATAAACATGAACTTCAAATACTTCCAGACATGATCTTTTGGAAGAATTTCAGAGAGGACGGTGATAATTCAGTTTGTCTAATGAGCGATTAGTACTTCAATTGAACCGATTTTTCCTTTGTTCACCGAACTCTTCACACTTGGTATATGAACTCTAATCAAGGAAATGTGGACTAAACTTCTTCTATTTTACCAAACTTTTCAAACCttggtaggcctataatgaACTCTGTGCCTAACCAAGGAAATGTaaacttaacttttttttactttttgatacTAAACTCTTATGAACTCAAAGTGCCTGAAATTATGAATCTAAAAACTCTACTCTGTAACATGTACTGACTATTATCATGTGAAGAGACTTTCTTCAATGAACAAAGTTCAACCCTTGCATGCCGTGTGTCTGCTGTGTTGTCTATGGATTGactctgtgtgtgtgttttgtctaTGGATATGTGGTGTGTGCTTCGCCAGTGTCTACCAGTCTATGGAAGAGATGAACACATCATCAGTTTGAGCTAGCTCattcatttcaaaattcaatggATGGAGGTAAGCGAAGAACTAACAATTTCCTCCCAATATTCTCctcatttttttcataaaaaaacccTAAACATAATATAGGTGCTGGTTGATGTTGGTCAACGTTAATTTACCTTCCTTTGTGATGATGCCACTATGGCATCTAGTTCTAATGGTCTGTCTTGTATTGCATATGGTCGTAGCCAGTGATGCAAACAATAAGTTTTATTTTTGGGCAAAAGTTTTCTTGGGCTGTGAAGGACCAGTGTTTGACATGTTAAGTTTCTTCAATGTAATACTTAAATACtggcataataataaaaagccaaagaagttttgcattttttttattaattgtggAAACACGAACTCCCCACATCATTTCTTTTACCACCTTTGGTAtatgaaaattaattttaatgacATCAACAAACATTCTCTTAATTAGGTCTTTGTTTGTTAAAGCTAAATGGTTTTCTCTTCaaacacatatattaaaaatcttTACTCGTGGACCTTTGGAAAACTtagctacatacatgtaccacatCAAGTAGAACGACTAATCAGACTGCTCTGACATAAACGACCGGATTAATTTAGTATAAAATTAGTCTAAAATAGAAACCATCTTAAGTTTGCAAGGAGTAGCAAGAAGTCACATTTATAAGCAGTAAGGGTGCCCTCTATTGTCAGACAAGCAAATAAATGATTAATAAGTCAGTTCTACCACAAAAATAAACTTCATAAATATAAAATCATATATATCAGATATCATGTATCAATATGCCTAAGTTTGTAATGAGTCGTGGGAATTGGAATTAGCATCAAACACCTCCTTTATAGTCAAAActgaaagaaataataatgtTCTGCCATGAGCTCTTAAAAATTTGCTTTATATCTTGTAACCAATGCTTTTGCATCTGTTTTTATGTATTCATTGATAAATACTTCAAAAAGTTTGTAATGAGTAGGCTTACtgagaatatatatatatatgagcACTCCCTCTATTGTCAAAATGATGAAAGTTCTGCCATAAGAATGAACTTAAATTAAGTTATAGGCACTGTATGCCTATCATGTATGCTTGCATGCCTTGTTTAATGTAAAGGATATACATTTATCTTTTGATACATTTTAGTCTAGTAGACACAGTTTGTAAAGAGTAGCAGGAAGTAGCGCTAGGATGACCACGCCCTCTATTGCCAGAGTGACAAATGAATAAAGTTAGGCCATTTTGTGTCCTTGTTTAGGGTTAAAGACGCTGTATCGTCATACGCACGAACGAAAAATGCTTGCCAAGCATATTTACCTTTGACACAGTGCGACGATAGCTGTTACATTTACCATCCCCGGAGGGCGTAGTCTAAATATAGATACGtgctattgcaatggcatgggATTATACGCACGATACGtgctattgcaatggcatgaGTTTATACACACGATACGCActattgcaatggcatgggtgtatacacacgatacgcgctattgcaatggcatggATTTATTACACACGTCGATCGTGTTTATCTGTGTCTAGAGCTTTTCGTCGTGTTTTCATGTTTGAGTGTGCGCAACCACCGCACCTTATCCGTAGGGAAAGGACCTGCGGGTGTATTATGCGTTTTTGACGGCGCATCAAAATGGCCATGAAGAAGAGGTGAGGAACAGGAAAGTTAGAAGCAGTATCGGAATCTGCCAGCAAAAGAAGGAAATCTGTGCAAAACAGAGATTATCAGAAGGAAGTACACAGCAGGCTAGGTCAATCCAGCTGATGCGAATGATGAGTTCCAATCAATGCGAGAGCAGTGTAAATTCATTAACTCAAAACTGTCCCAGTTTGTCAAACATCTGATGACAGTCCTGTCCGCGATCTTGTTTACTTACTACACTGTTCATGTTCTAGATCTACCAGTAGACTTCTACTTGTGGTCAAGACCAGAGTTTACGACTAGAATATTCACCAGAAGGTAGGCTATTCAAGTTTTACTCGCATTTTACTCGCTCTCTCCACCTATGTATTAATTTTTGCTTCAGTTCATTGCTTTCGTTAGGTTAGGGGTCCATACTCTCGACAAGCTATGCTTTTTATCGGGGCCCCCTCCACAAGTGATGATATtacgaaaataatgtttaaatattccttcttttttgttttaaagtggatTAAAGAATTAATTATAATGAAACGGGCTTCTTATTGAtcctggttttttttaagaaagagcttGGTTTCGGgggtttttattataatttttttgtactAAAGAATATGCCTGAAAAATAGCTGGAAAGGTCtcattgattaattttgttttcattataaaaaaataaaatctaaatAAACGGTTAATAAGGCCTATGTGTTCACACAGCATGGTCgtcacaggcatgcaactgtaacttaaacaaaaaggaggaaattacaaaatgtcacaaaattttgtacgatatttttcaattgaaagtactgagaataaaaaaaaaaatatatcagctgatgtagttgcatgcctgacatCAGTGTGAAAACCCTTTTCTCCCTGGCATAGTCTAGGGACcctctagaaaaaaataaacaatacaactGAAAATGGAGGGGAAAAACTtggaagaataaataaatgcctTGTCGTGTAAACAAACGGTATCATAATTTATACTCATGGTCATACCATAAATGTGTTGtgtttaatttcacttttcagtGATCAAGATAGTCTACTGGTGTCATCAACGCCAATAAAGAAAACCACAGCAAAGAGACTGTTTGGACCCATGGAGAAAGGAATGTCACTAGACCATGCAGACATTAACTCAGAACGGTTAGTAATAAAGTTGTCAAAGGTACAATCTTTCTAAAGGTTCTATGAAGAAGGGATGGCATTCAAGGACCTTGCAACttgtcttgttttatatatactaAGGCTACTTGTGAACTGATCAACCACAACGACTGTGAATGCACAAAATagataatggcctgacgtttcaacccagTCTAATTTCGAAGGCTAAATGCATAcactgttaattttgtttctgaacagacacaataatcataatttgatgtttgttcacaaacgtcACTCATACAGGTTAAACAAGTCtagtatcaaaacaaaaatgggcaTGACAGGTTGTTTTTGAAAGAACATTTATTGTAACAATTAGGATGCCTTTTATTCCAAATTACAACTAAAcagaaaaacagttaaaactttTAACTTGCCAATAAATAGACAGAAAATGCCTTGCCTTtatgcactgcaaaaactggggtgtaaaaaattaacaccaatgtattttcactttattgagaccctaaaaataacccaaattaaaggaacacgttgccttggatcagtcgagttgttctttgaaaagcgtaaccgtttgtaataaaaagcatatggttcaaaagtagaatacaatgatccacacaaatttgcctcgaaattgcaaggttttccttttactttgcgaattaacacggtcggccatttatgggagaaaTTTGACGCCCACagatggccgactgtgttagtcgatgaggtaaaagaaTAACCACCCAATTTCGCGTAATactagtgtggatcattatattctacttttaaaatatctttctaatcataatgtattttataacaaacggttacaaacacttttcaaagaccaactcgaccgatccaagggaaCAAATGAGTGTTATTTTCATGTTGCTAAACACCCAATGATGTAAACAATAAGttgttgtttgtacatgtatctttgtttgacattgatcttgtgtcaattttaacacccaagtATGTGCGCGTGTATCCTTGAATGTTTCGTAAAAGTAAGCTGTTTCCAAAatcagttgtttttgttatatcaACAAACTACACCTCTAGTAACTAAATAAACCTTCCAAAGGATATTCTTAGGAACATACATATTCATTTCAATACATCCTCTTGTAataaaatttttcaattttcaagaGCTCCAGAACACTTTAACTCGTCAAACCAAGGTATATTTTTCTGAtctcatattattatttccctTTCCCAGGTTTCCACATGTAAAAGAAATGGTCAGCACATCCCAAGCCCAAACCGCAGCCCTATAGCTACATCACAGATTCGATGGAGAGGATTGCAGCTAAAAGATCATAAGTGGGCGGGGCGGGTACATGGTTATTTATCATAGCATGTCACTTTTTACTTTATGTGATGATAATCCACAACGcatttctttcaccattgcaaAAGTGCCAGcccgatccatagaaaaactaGTCTAGGAGAGACTTGATGGGATGAACAAGAAGTAAAGAAATTGGAAATCTCATTCTTttcactttgaaaaacaaaaccacttgTTTGTTTGGGTTGAAATCATACATGTTCTGTAGTGCAGCATTGCAACACTAAATTTAAAAGATgtgtaaactattttaatttgtgGTCAGTCCAttaatggttttaaaaccattggCGTTACATGGTTTAAAACTATTGCAGGTTAAATTTTTTGTAACGTCTGTTTTATAGACactttttggtagttgtcaaagaccagttttctcacgttgagtatctcaacatttatatgcacaaaatgacaaacctgtgaaaatttgaactcaattggtcatcaaagttgcggtaaaataatggaagaaaaaaacccttgtcacaccaagttgtgtgctttcatgtcttgattttgagacctcaaattctaaatctgaggtctcgaagtcacatttgtggaaaattacttctttcttggaaaGTAAAtaacttccgagggagccgtttctcacaatgttttacactatcaacagctctccattgcttgttaccaagtttttatgctaacaattattttgagtagtttaccaatagtgatcaTCTTGAAGATTGTTCATATCAGCCAAAATCACAACTATCAGCCAAAATTAACTCCCACTCTAATTTCCTAAATACATATGTACCAAGTGGAAGGTCTCATTTCTGACTTGATcattaaatttaacaagttGAGGTAAAATGACGTGTTCATGGATCATTTTCTTGTCTTTTGAGTATGTCCTTGTTATGAATGATACACCTTTGAATTAATGTAATTTCTTTATccatagtttgtttttattaatcttATTCCTCATTTTGGCTTGACCCATATACATTGATGTGTCAatagcatactcagtacttccaccaaattctgtgaaaaaaaacaagcatgttactcgggtgggattcaaaccaatgacctttgcaattctagagccaaTTAGACTAGTttctatgacactgctctagaattgcaaataataataatataataacatgcatttatatagcgcttaatacaaagtttctaagcgctgcaagggtcgtgggttcgaataccacccaagtaatttgtctgtgatgggtttttttcaaagaagTTCCAAAATACAGTGGCTCACACGCATCggtttatatgggtaaaaccacaataaatattcataatccctgatgcaaataaaacatattctaaatctcatattgttgttatacttaatatttttgtgtgtaaaaaaaattcactatgTAGAAACCAGCTACATACAGCTGCTTATAACAACCCTCCTATGTCTCGATTGCAAAAATTAATGAGCTGAGCTTATAAATTAGTGTGGAGACACTCATActaaaatatgcaacaaataacaaGGGGAACAGATTGTGCgagttttaaaagtagtttgggtttgaacaatggAAAAGTAATTGGAGTGAGACTTGAACCAGCAATCTTAAGATTAGCGTACATGCACTCTAACAAAATGAGCTAGCCAGCACTATGTTGGCTGTGTCCCTATTAATCAATTTCTGATgacaaatagggacaccgccagcatgggctggatagctcagttggtagaacacttgtacgttaattcagaggtcattggttcatgtCTCGCTGCGGTtaatttctctttgttcaaactcaagcaattgaaatattttagaaCATGCTGAAAAATTGCAATATTATTTGTAATAAGAGCCTTCGAGGTCTGAACCCAATATAAACACCATTTGGTGCTAGAAACCTATCccttattgataaaacaaaacacatgggaTGAATCTACGGTTTATAGCACCAAGTCGCCCATGCtgctaaaaaaaacatgctgccTATTATGCTGCATGCTGAAAAACTGTCATTATTGTGGATTTGCTCTGCTGCCAGCATGTCATCCCTGTAATCCATGagctgtatgtgtgtgtgtgtgaggcaCCCATTTCACCTTCTAGTGCAAAACTTATTCTCCTCCAGCAGCGTTATATCCCTGCGATTTCTACATCTGCACCATGGCAAAACTTCTTGAGGGGGATCTTGGGGTTCATGGCTTGTGCTTGTTAGCTGCAGAATGCAATTGACATGCTGCAAGCTGCTGTCTCTACAGCTCTGTGGTTACATTTTCAACCTCCTTGGAAGAGCGTTGAGATATTTCTGAAACGGTAGacacacattattgttatttacattCAGGCATATTCATCCTAGGCTGTTTGACAATGTGTTGCTCTTGGGAAAACTAGACAACTGTGATAAGTGTACGATAGCCTTACACCATGTGAAGATCAGCCCTTCCACTATCTAAActatttgttgatgttgttgttttccaaaattaccagtatatcatgcctgcacctgctctaaatgttttattttatgtatttattttgtatttgtatatgcCCCTGTAAATATTTccctaatttttggtttgtaattttatggtttgattcatagtgtttttatgtgtataaatattatttattgttctcCCCCTTGCCTTGCTGTCTTTCTTCATTCAAGTTCAGTTAGTTTTCCATATacgtaaatattgttttatgttgaTGAAATTCATCTATATATTTTCACAGACTGATTCAGGTACATGCAGCTCCTGTAAACCATATAATACATATTTTAACttgtatttgtacaaaaaaataataaacattcagAATACCTTGATAATGCTTTCTCTTCTTGAATTTGTTTCACACAGCATCAGATTTGCCTGTTCTCCCCTCGCCTTCAGTTGTTTCTGAATCCGACTCCTGAAAAAATACAGAATTTAATTATAGTGCCCTATCCGTTTGCCATAATAAAttgctgtaaacaaattgttgggtttttgttgtaacatgttttcagatttacatttaacttacacattttgggtagtaaaaagcttctcttaaaatgttacttgctgcaAAGTATTGAGGCATTTGGTAAAACAAAGTCACGCAAAATAATCCATCTCCGTTTTAGcacgcatgtaaaaacgtaattaCCAGTTATGCTATAAATACTAGTATAACTTACTGGTAACATATTTTACATGCTGTAATAATTGTTCGTCTCACCAGGGTATCAGCAAGTATAGTATTGTAAGGGTAGCTATCAGTATTTAccgtataagtttaatgtaaatctgtagattatagatatttgtgttttgtgtcctgatCCTACAAGTACAATAAGTACTCAAACCGTTTGCCGTTTTCtcgagagaaaatgatgaaaattcACCCGTTTTCCAGAACGGTGAATAATAAcgaaagtgacaataaacacgATTGGATCGACTTGGATAAAACTAGGGTAACAGTAACACATAAGGCTAAAATAGTGGTAACGCTTACTTTATTATT
It encodes:
- the LOC139936517 gene encoding uncharacterized protein encodes the protein MREQCKFINSKLSQFVKHLMTVLSAILFTYYTVHVLDLPVDFYLWSRPEFTTRIFTRSDQDSLLVSSTPIKKTTAKRLFGPMEKGMSLDHADINSERFPHVKEMVSTSQAQTAAL